The Notamacropus eugenii isolate mMacEug1 chromosome 4, mMacEug1.pri_v2, whole genome shotgun sequence DNA window TGTATAAACgtaagaagaaagaggaggaggaagattagAAAGGGAACTCTGATAAAAActtgaaggtaaaataaatacaaacatgtTAGAGTAGGGGTTAAAGGAAGGTGCAGAAGGTAGAGTGGTCTGGAATTCTAACACATAATATTGAGGTTACCCCCACCTATCTTTGAGGGGTTTTATTCTgaaaacaaacatatacatgGAATTGCCTGATTCTTTTGACAACTTAAGTCTAGATATTTATGTTTCACTGGATTTCAGTGATCTGTAGCAACAAAATCCCATTGAAAATTAGCCTCCAAATATTCTTAGTAAGTTATACTTTAAACAATCCTTAATTGCTCTACTAcacaaaaagcaaataaaacttTCTCTCACTTAGAGATAGCTGTTACATTTCAAAGTTCTCATGTAAATCTCTTAtccaaaactacatatatatgtgtgtgtatatatatatacaaatatacacatatatattcatcttTATCCATATTAAAATGTCTATATCTATTTATTAAAATCTAAATTGATGCATTAATGATATTTTGAGTATTAATACTAATCTTAtttaaatctcaaaatgaaatatCAAATTAATGAATAAGCAAGAGTATGCAACATAAACTTTAGTCAATTTATAGATCTGCTAACGTAAATTAAACTCTATTCTAGTTTACGAATACTTTCAGTATTTTTCAGATAATACGAATAATTTAATGGATATTATTTGACTATTTAAACAAGATTCTGAATTTGTAATATGTATattcattatctatttttttaaaagcagtgtTCTCCAACATactcacacaaacacaaacatgcCAACAGTAAATTGCTCTAcaaatagaaaacatttttcagaGTAAGTAGCACACAAGATACAGGTGTCTTCACTTACTCTGTACCTAGGGTTTCTTGTATGAATTGTATGTTTCTTGTATGAATTACTTAAAGTGAAATCGCTGCTTTCTGATCTCCTTTTTAATTCCAAACATGTACCATCTTCTATTATATCCTACATATCCCTTAACTTATGACCACGAGAGTGAATGAATGTGTAAGTTGTTCTTGAGACTGATATGCAATTAATTCAGcaaaaccaagatggcagagaaaaggcaacaaCTCATCTAAGCTCTCCCTAGATCCCTCTGAACACCTTTAAGTAATGCCATAACACAATTTCTGAAGCAAAAGAACCCACAAAAAGttgaggtgaaataatttttcagtcaaagacaacttagaaggtaggcgggaaagatctatcacactgAGGTGAGAATGGAGAAGAGTCCAGTGCAGGCCCCACCAGCAcagaccaggccccagcaaaccaggagcaagtCTTGGGAGCCACTGACTCAACAATAACAGCAgctacttccagagctctcagcccacaaagGGTCAAAACTGGTcagaagattacaggggtctctttgctggcactaagggcaggactctgttgctttgcccatactcatatctgggttgcagtccagaaaaatgagcaaacaacagaaaaaattctgaccacagaaagttactatagtgacaaaGAACAtgaaaacacacactcagaagaagacaacgaagtcaaagttcctacatccaaagtctccaaggaaaatatgaattggtctcaggacagggaagagctcaaaaagaattttgaaaatcaagaaagagaggtattggaaaaactgggaagaaaaatgagagtgatgcaataaaatgatgaaaaaagtcaacagtttAGTAGGggagacacaaaaaaaaatactgaagaaaataacaccttaaaaaacacactaggtcaaatggtaaaagaggtacaaaaagtcagTGATGAAAATGTCATGAAAAGTAGAATTacttaaatggaaaaagataaacaaaacttcactgaagagaaatctttagaaagcagaattggctaaatggaaaaagaggtacaaaagttcactgaagaaaataattccttaaaaattagaattaaactaatagaagctaatgactttatgagaaatcaagaaacaataaaacaaaaccaaaggaaaaagcttttacaatggagggaaagatgtgAGAGATAGGAATTCATGAACTTTACTCTCACTGGTACTGGCTCAAAGAGGAGTAACATACATACTCAAAATTGGGCATTGAAATCTttcagaaaagtaggagggaaaggggataagagaagggaggatggtgatagaagggagggcagatagagGGAGGCaacagtcagaaacaaaacacttttgaggagggatggattaaaagagagaatagaataaacagggtggaaataggatggagggaaattcagttatcaatcataactgtgaaaaatttttgaggcaagtttctctggtaaagggctcatttttcaaatacatagagaactgattcaaatttataaaaataagagccattccccaactgataaaggatcaaaagatatgaagtcagttttcagatgaagtaataaaAGCTATgtgtagccatatgaaaaaatgctctaaatcactattgatttgagaaatgcaaattaaaataattctgaggtactgcctcatacctattaaattggctaataggacagaaaaggaaaatagcaaatgcTGGAGAGATTGcgggaaaaatgaaacattaattcactgctggtggagttttaaactgattcaaccattctgtagagcaatttagaCCTGTGAcctaagggctataaaactatgcatactctttgacctaatAATACCACTaccagatctgtatcccaaataagataaaaaacaaagtaaaaggacatatatgtacaaaaatatttgtagcagttcatTTCTaaggacaaagaattagaaactgaggggatgcccatcaactggggaatggctaaacaaattgttgtATACTGATGTGAtcgaatactactgtgctataagatacgatgagcaggatgttctgaggaaaatcctggaaagacctGAATGGACTAATGCAAAGAGAAATGTACTGcgtataaagtaacagcaatattgcaagatgatcagctgtgaatgacctagttattctcagcaatacaatgatccaaaacaactctaaaggatttatgatgaaaaatgctatcatccccagagaaagaactgatggtatatGAGtaagattgaagtatactttttttcactttatttttcctgagttttttgtctgttttctcacACAGCGTGACTATTATggatgttttgtatgactacacatgacCTATATCAAATCGCTTGTCATCTCAATGAGAagagtaggaaagaaggaagagagagaatttggaattcaaaagttttaaaaatcagtgttaaacactgtttttacatgtaattggtgaaaataaaattaattcattcaGATCTTAAAAGTATATAACCTCCAGTTTGGGAACTTTATGAATCCTTTCAAGCCTCCAGGAtagtaattatgaaaaaaagttccAAGCTGTTAATGACAAGTGGCCTGAGAAAGTTCATGACCTTTAAAAGTATGTAAtgtatttctataaaataatttactCATAGCACAATCTGAAAATTAATCATTACACCAATATTTTAGCTCCAAAATTACACTTTCTGTTATACTAAAAAAAACAATATGGATGAGTGgaagtatgtgtgtataggtcATCTGCACATGGTTGCATTCAtgctgtttctcccattagacggACAGCTCCTTGAGGGAGGACAGGACTATCtttcgcctttctttgtatcctccgtacctagtacaatgcctggtacctattaggtgcttattaaatgcttattaactgactatGTACATCATAGGAATACTTTATATATCATAATAGGGTTAACCCTATGTAGATATAAGTAAaactaatactaactataattgTGTAAAtaggtttataaagtgttttttatCATTAAAGTCCTAAACAAAATAAACAACACGAATAACTAATCCTAGTTATTTGTATTagcaaatattttcttcctgCCTTCTGTCTCTTTCGACTCCAAACAGAACCAAATGTGAAGTcataatataaattttaactcCAAGTGGAAATGTATAATATAAACTGTCCTGAAAACTACAATTTCAGAAATATGTCTTCCTGTTTTAACATTTAAGAATCCTTCATATATACCTGCAGACCATCACTGGTCAAGTACAAATAGGATCTGAAGCTAATCCAAACAACAGAATGTTAGAAATTTCCTATATATTATACTTTCATTAACATAATAACTGCAAATCTAATTATCCAATCCATATAGTGATCTTGTGACATgtttttatctgtatttttttttaaatgaccatcATGGACCCATCCATCTGTACCCAACTGGCTCAACAAAATAttgattctaaaaaatatttcattttgtatcactcTTCAGAATGATAGTATCGCTTTTTATTAGAATCGTTCATCTTTAAATGCAACCTATATGCATGCCCCTTGATGTCTTGAGAAAATTCCTATTTTCATCTCTTGTTTGTTAATCATACTTAAGTAACCACTTTCCAGTCTTCAttttatccttcctttcccttaccatttcttcttttacttctGTGTTTTATATCCCAACCTTCTTCTACCTGGTGAactttaactattttttttactttctatattGGCCTTGTACACATTTTATTGAGTCAATATATATTAATGaaagttttgttgttatttaggcctgtgatttcattggtatagaacCTTATTCATTGGCAGGTTATAGTTTTAGAGTGTTAATTGGGTCACTAAGTAATTAAGGGCCTTACCCATAGCCACACAACCAGTGTGTATCATAGGCAGGACCTgaatctgagtcttcctgactccagagcaatCCTTCTATACATTGAGTCATGTTGCTTCACATTGTCTGCATTGCACTGGAGTAAGAAATGGTGCAGTTGACTATATAGGGAAGGTAAAGGCATCTGAAActgatcaaataaaaaatgctaAAACAGAAAGCACAGAAGGATTAAAGTAGGCTAAAAAGATCAGGTTATTGATTTTCTTAAAAGCCTACCCCAATCCTCCACAGAACTACCAACTGATTTCCTCCCTACTTGTCTCTCTCTCCAAATCAGTCTATTCAATGTTCAAATTCTTAAGTTTATCAAAAATTTCACAGGTCACATTAcattaaaattgaaatgaaaatagaattatttttaacTGCAAGATTCAACAAATGACACTTTTCCAGCTTGTGTGTTTTAGAAAGTTGATGATGGGATATTTTATCAATAAGTAACTAATCAATCTAGAGAGCCCTATTGGTTAAAATATCACATAAGCCTTTCAAAACCCAGATGCAATATACCTTGGAAAAACAGTACTATACAAATTCAAAATTTTGCCATTTTAGAAAATGTTCTGGAAAAAAGTATACTCTTAGCTAGCACTGCTActtcagaaaataaatatatcttaatttttttttacctggcAAGGTTTTTTCATCTTAATTGCTATTACATGGTATCTATAACAGCAGAGCTCACAGGTCCATGACCCCCTTTCACTGATCCACTTTAACAGGCATAGCTGATGTGTATACCGAACTGACCCATCACATCGGCAAGGATTTAACAGTTCaccctaaaaataaaagaaatcagtaTTAATGTTATGGTGGTGTCtatatcttctcttttttgtttcacaAAATAAGTAGTGGGCTCTACCCaactaaatgaaattaaaatttcatgCTCTGATTAGAATAACCATAAAATCTTACCCAAAAATACTCTTCCAAAAATACTGATAACACTTAGCACATAAATGTTCTACACCAAGATACAAAATGTCTACAACGTATAACTTCCAATGCCCTTGGGGGAACAGCAGTCCTATTAAATCTCTTTAATAACTTTTAAGTGGATGGTCAAGTGCATTTCCTCTGCAGTTATTCTTAatcattgctgaagaagaaatGCATGACAACCCAGAGAGTAGCTTACAGTAGCactatgcttttatttttttctagacttGGCATCATAAATATTGACTTAATGCATTATATTATTGAAAGCCTACGTATTCCTGTGCAATttccttactttttaaaatatccaaGGTAACGTCATCTCAGACCACAAATTTATATTCTaccttcctttcattcattcaattcttTTCATAAAATTTAATGGTTTATGCTatgttactatatatatatatagtttcaaAATACGAGCAATTACTGAGGCATACAAGTTCAATAAAATATGTCATTGTTATCTTCTTTAAAACATCAAGGATTCCAACTCCACCCCAGAGCCATAGTAGCCTCCTCTGTCTCTCGTAAAAATGTAACTCTGAGACCTAAAactataatattaaaaatgatacAATTTCTTTATGTGCTCCATTGTTTTGTTTATGTGTCAGTATTGTGAGACTGTATGTCCTCGAGATATTTCTACAGCAATGTGTAATTCTAGGAACAGTCATTCACAAAAATGTCTTTAGCATCATAAAGGCACCTGAGGAATGTGTAACCCCCAAACCttgccagagagagaaaaaaaggcaaagcaAATGAAATGCCCTCATAGTGTATATGGCAATGTGATAATATGTGTATCTACctgcaaaataaagagaaaggagggaaaggtggGGGAAAGTGGTGAAAACAAGGAATCCTTGCGATTCCCACACAAGGACTTGTCCATGGTGCTGAACATCTCCCGGCGCCGGGCGAGGGAGCGTCTGGATTTCGGAGCTTGCTCCCAACTTAGCCCAGGGTCCCGATGGGGTGCGCTGGAGCTCGGGGGCGCTCTCCAGAGTGGTGGGGTCCTTACCTGCTCAGCCCCCTGGAAGCAGATCTTGCAGATGGGCaggtggtgctggtgctggtggtggtggtgcccCGTGCGCTggtcgctgctgctgctgctgctgctgcgactGCTGCACACCGAGCGGGTCTCGGGCTGCTCCGAGGAGCTCGGTCCTTCTGCCTCCCCCGCCGGCTCCGGCAGCCTGCGGCTCCTCCGAGTCCGGAGGCGGGGGTTCGGAGAAGCGCTTCGGACCTTCCCCGGAGTCTCCGGCACTGGGCGGATCCTGCTCCGCCAAAGGCAGCGGGAGCAGGAGCGGGagctgcggcggcggcgggggaggcagcagcggcggcggcggcggcgggtcCTCCCCGGCTCCTCGCCGCGGGATCCCCTcggccggcggcggcggcggctcggCCGGCCTCGGAGCGGGTCCTGGCGGCGCCGGCGGGGGCGGCGGCAGCGCGGGCAGGGCGGGCAGCGAGGGCAGCGCGAGCAGGCTGGGCAGCGGCGGGATCAGCGGCGGCAGGTAGCGCGGGAGGTCGGCCGCGGCGGGTTCTCCGGGGGGCGGAAGCGGGGCTGGTTCGGGGTCCCCGCTCTCCGCCCGGCGCCGCAGACTCATGGTGTCCTCTAACCCGCCAGCCCCGGTGGCTAGCCCCGCGAGGGAAGGAGGACGGGGATCGGCACAGGGGCGGCGGGGGCGGAGGGAGAGCCGGGGCTCCTGGGGTGACCTAGCGCCCGGCTGCGCGTTGGGGGGCCGGCAGGCTGAGGAGGAAGGCGGGCGGGCGCGGGGCTCGGCGGGGCTGGAGCTGCCGGCTCTCGCTCGGTGGAGGCGGCGCTGCCGCTGGCTTCGACTGCGCTCGGGAGCCGCGCGggcgggggaggggcaggggcaggCGGAGGGGGCCGTGCGCGGCCGCGGGGGCCTGGGGGGCCGGAGGAGGGAGGGGCGGGGGAAGCGTGCGCGCGCGCCGGTGGGGGATCCCTCGGTCGGCTCCGCGGACCCCGCCCCTAGTGCAGCCCCAGTCTATTCCGGGAGTGGATTCCCCCTCTCCGAGTGGAGGGGCACTGCGGCTTTCACTGGAGGGGAGTGGGAGACAGAGGTGGGAGAGTGGACGGAAAGGCGGAAAGAAGGGATGGGGATGGGAACGAGAgcgagtgggggacaggggcgggggcggggcaaAGGGAAGCGATACGGGACTACCGTTATCCCACGCGCGTGGCGGCGGCCAGGGGGCGGGGTGCAAAGGCGCGGAGGTGGAGAAGTGCTGGGGGAGGGGACTGGAGGGGGCCCGCACGTGCGCAGCCCCCTCCTAGGGGTAGAGAAGTGGGCGCCGGGCATCGGGAGGTGGGACAGGGCAGCCTCCCGGGTGCGTCTCGGAAAGCTCGAGGAAGAGGGCCAGCGGCAAGGCACGTGGGAGCGGGGAAGGTCGCGAGGGCTGCGGGAGCCGTTACCGACCTTGCCCGGCCTCTCCCCTCAGTCCCCACCTGCCGCGGTTCTCCCCATTCTGCTCCCCTCCGCTCCCAAGACAAGGAATCACTCCCGGAGTTTCCCGTTCCCTGCCTCCACTCTtcaccccctccctctctcctgccaCTCCCCGTTCTTCTTCCCCCAAAGGTGGGAACGACCTTGCGGCTGGAGTTTATCTCTGCAAGAAATTCTGCAACCAAATGCGGGTACCTCGAGGCTGTCCAGCTCTGGTGCCGTGCACCGGCACTGGTCACTTGGATCTTCCACGCGCAAAGGACTCTGCCGGGTCTGCCCAGAGGAAGCCGCAGGACCAGGTGGCCCTTGGTTGTCCACATCCATGAACCTCAACTTAGGGTGACCCGGTCCCAGGGAAGCCCAAACCAACCAGTCTCCGGGGAGCAGTCACCGCTCAGCTTTCCAGGATTAGTGTTTCCTTTCGGAACTTTCTCTTTCAACTCACTAACTCACGTCCTGCAGCAGTGATCCAGACCCCGATATTAGACTAAATTCTGCTCTAACTTACACAAAGCAATCGATAGAGTAGTTTGCAAATGAATCCGGTGTGCATGCAAAGGCATGGGACTTAGTGATGGCAATGGTATGGTTTTCACTCACCTTCTCAGAACCCGGCTAACATTTGATCTCCCTCCCTTCTGGCCCTCATTATATTTCTACCCTGTGTCATGATTTAGTGATTCTGACCCAAGAATACCTTAAAGTCATTCAGGTGTCATACTCACCTTTGTATCCCATGCCAGTCTAGCACTGTGTGTATGTCATGTATatcaatatacatacacacacaaatcatGTATGTAGTGCCTAACCCTCTGAAGGTCTAAAGGGCGTGCCCCCCTACTTGGTCCATGCTTTATGCCCATCTCTGCATGCTACTACATATGTGTACATTATTAGTATGTGACATTCTAAGGGAACTAACTACAGAAAATCAGTAAGTGAAATGCTATTGAGGTATTTAAGTTAGTTTTTAGATTGTATATTTTATCATCAAGGAACATATTTATTGCACAGTCAGTCCATCCAGTGTTTTAACAGAGCTCAGGAGGGAGAAATCAGGGAAAAAGGAGGGCAGCggaaaggaaaaattcaaaaaatgTTGATCACAGATGGTCCAAAGTGAAATTGTTTCCAGGAATGTCCTCTAGCTCTCTCAGCTTATTTTGTATCTTAAAATGACAATCAGCAATCACATTTCTAAAAGACTGTCCCTAATGCCCTAGTAGCTTATTGTGATGGGAAAAACATAGATGTAAatagtttttcattttcagtctAAACCTGTCAAAGTCACATTCCATAAGTCGGTAAATTGCTGCAgtccttaaaatgataataagCTGACTCTAGTACTTGGATGGGAAAGTTTGTGAATTTGTCACAGTATTtcctaaaatatatttctttatgatTTGTAAATTTCTACCAGGAGTGatacaatatatttttatttttaatagcaaaGAACAACAGGATTTTGTATAAACAAGGCAGGATGACTCAGACTCTTTAATACCATAGATGAAAGATGTTAAAGTGCTAGATGTTTCCTCTCCCAGATCATTGTTTCTGAAAAATTAGTAAGTAGGACGATAACAACCTAAATTTTAGCAATGGCCTGgataacaaaaatacaaatttacgCGTAAAATTTTTTTGATGACTCCCCAAAGATGGGAGAACAAAGcaactcttttttcccccattcattctCTTCAACTAATCTAGTGAACCTTCAGTGAGGCAAAGAGAATATACTTCTTTATGACTGAGTCCTTAATCAAAAAAGTTCAAAGTATTAGAGgaacaaaaaagaatttaatgTTAGAATAGCTAAAGATTTTAGTGGAACAGTTGATAGAAAAAAAAGTAGGCATGTCATGGTTTCAAGGAGAACCAGATCATGCCACATAAGGACTAGTAGAAGAAACTGGGAAGACATAGATGTCTTCTAGCTTAGTTCTGCTGCTCATTGTCTAGGTGATTTttgataagtcacttcacctcagttttgtcatctgtaaaatgaagagttggaccagatgatctctaagggtccCTTCTAGGTACTAATCTGTGATCTTAAGATCCTTAAtttttgaagggttgtcatatgGAAAAGGGATTTCAACTTGTTTTGCTAGGCCCCAGAAAGAAGAACTAGGAACAAGTTcttaagggaattttttttacttgatataaagaaaaatcttcctaaccATCAGAATTGCCCCAAAGCAGAATATTCTGCTTTGGGAGGTAGTGAGTCACTGAAGTGAagccccattagactataagctcctggagggcagggtcTGGTTTTACCTGTCTGTATCCCCaggcacagagcctggcacgCCTCAGTAAGTGCCCTATAAATGCAAGTTGTTGCCTTGATTTGAAGGTCTCCAAGGATAGGCTGAATGATGATTTtgtagaaatggagaaagagtCCTGTTCATTTATGGGTTGGtctagatagcctctgagatcccttccatcttGAAGATTTCAGTGGTTCTGTGATCAGATGAAAAATAGCAGGATGTCAGCAGGCTGTTGGTAACAACCAAATAGCTGGTGTGTGAAAGCACCTACCTCAGccaattgaaaataaatgaggaGAAAAGTGATGCTATCAATTTGAGCATGGGAAAATGAGCAGGAAT harbors:
- the MARCHF11 gene encoding LOW QUALITY PROTEIN: E3 ubiquitin-protein ligase MARCHF11 (The sequence of the model RefSeq protein was modified relative to this genomic sequence to represent the inferred CDS: deleted 1 base in 1 codon) encodes the protein MSLRRRAESGDPEPAPLPPPGEPAAADLPRYLPPLIPPLPSLLALPSLPALPALPPPPPAPPGPAPRPAEPPPPPAEGIPRRGAGEDPPPPPPLLPPPPPPQLPLLLPLPLAEQDPPSAGDSGEGPKRFSEPPPPDSEEPQAAGAGGEAEGPSSSEQPETRSVCSSRSSSSSSSDQRTGHHHHQHQHHLPICKICFQGAEQGELLNPCRCDGSVRYTHQLCLLKWISERGSWTCELCCYRYHVIAIKMKKPCQWQSISITLVEKVQMIAVILGSLFLIASVTWLLWSAFSPYAVWQRKDILFQICYGMYGFMDLVCIGLIVHEGAAVYRVFKRWRAVNLHWDVLNYDKATDIEESSRGESSATRTLWLPLTALRNRNLVHPTQLTSPRFQCGYVLLHLFNRMRPHEDLSEDNSSGEVVMRVTSV